The region GCTAGATCCTGGTACCGGCCAAAGAGGGCGTGCAGGTCCGGGGCCCACTGGGAAGGGGACAGGCTGCTGTCCCGTCCTTCCATCCGCTCCTGCCAGGCCCACTCTGCCCCTACCATATGCAAGGTAGTGGCGTACACCGAGGGAAAGCTGCCCCCCACCGGGCGCACGGCCTCGTCCAGGGAAAGCCCCAGCAGGGCTGGCCACCACTCCGCCCATATCCGGTCGTGTGACTCCACCAGGTCCTTCCACACCTTACCCTCCTCAGTCCAAGTCGTTATGATAGCCCTCGTAACCGTTTTGCTCGAGCCACAGCTGCATCTCAAAAGGCGCACGGAACGCGCCCGGCTCGGCTGCCGGCCCCTCCATCCAGTGCGGCTTGGCCTGGGGTGGAGGGCTTTGGCTCCAGTAGAAGTAGTACAGCCCCCAGTATCCGTGCTCGTCCTTCAGGATCAGGGCGTCGCCGTAGCCATCTTGCAGGTGGTGCACCGCGCGGAGCCGGGCCCCTGCAAAGCTCAGTTCATCGTACTCGTGGACGGGCATGACCCTCCTATTTGGACTCGTTGACGAAGAGCTCGTAGCCATTCTCTTCCAGCCAGCGGGCCATGAGGTACGGGGGACGCAGGTCTTGAGCGCTCTCCTTGGGACCCTCCACCCAGTCCGGCAAATGGGTGGGGTGGGGCGCTCTCAGGCCATCCACCCCGAACAGGTAGTAGAGGGCGTATACCCCCCCATCTCCAGCCAGGATCAGGGCTTCCCCGTACCCGTCAGCCAGGATGGCCATGGCCCTGGGCTCGGCCTCGCCATGAGGCATGAGACGGTAGATCTCGGTCGTCATAGCAGGAGGAAATCGGTGGTCAGGCGGTCTTCGGCTACGGGTCGGAACACCCGGCGGGCAAAGTCCTGGTGCACGGGGTGATCGCGGTACTGAGTGATCACCTCCGCGTCGGCGAAGTGCACCTGCAGCAGGTAGCGGTAGCGGGCCCCGGGCCCCGTAGCCTGGCCAAAGGTAAACCCCCGTACCCCAGGGATCGGCCCCAGTTGCTGTTGGGCCTGCTCGAACAAGGCCCGCACCCCGGCCTCGTCCAGGCGGGTATTGAAGAGGATGGTGTGGAGCACCCTGCCCGTCATACCCCCACCCCCTGCCCCATCCAGTCCCGTAGCAGCTCCGGGGTAACCACCACCGGGCCCGCAGCAGGCCCGGCCAGCACCCTGGCCGGCAGCTCGGGCTCCCCCAGGTGCTCCAGCACCGCCAATGCCCCTTCGAAGCGCTGGTTGCGGGTGTAGTGGCTACACGTGATCAGGGTGGGGATTCCGGCTCGCCGGGCGGCGATGAGGCCATTCTGGGAGTCCTCAATGGCCACTGCCTCCCCAGCCTCGAGGCCCAGATGCCGCAACACCTGTATGTACACGTCCGGGGCCGGTTTTTTGTCTGGCACCATGTCCCCTGCCACGATGCTGTCGAACCAGCCCACCACCTCCTCTCCAGCCTGGCGCAGCAGGGCCAGAACGTTCTCAGGAGCGGTAGTGCTGGCAATCCCCAGGCGTAGGCCCGCCGCACGGGCCTCGCGCCATAGCCTCCGCACCCCGGGGCGGTAGGGGATCTGGCCTTGCGCGACCATCTGGGTATAGATCTCGGTCTTGCGGCGGTGCAGCTCGGCAATCCGGGCGTCAAGCAGCTGGGGACACTCCGGGCAGTGCCGCAGGTAGTAGGCGATACGCTCCTTGCCCCCCGTTACCCACAACAGCCGCTCATACATCTCCTCGTCCCACTCGATATCCAGGCCCGCCTCAGCGAAGGCTTGGTTGAAGGCCAGGCGGTGCCCCATATGCTCGGTATCGGCAATAACCCCATCCACGTCGAAAATCAGGGCCTTCACGTCTCGTACCCCCCATATCCAGCCATCCCAAACAGCTCCAGCATGGCCCGGGCGACGGTGCCGGGTCGGAACCCCAGGTTGTGGTAGACCGCGGGGTAGGGAGCGCTGGCCCCGAAGTGGTCGATCCCCAGCACCGCATCGGCGTAGCGCTCCCAGCCCAGGCTAGCCCCGGCCTCCACCGCCAGGGTCGGCAATGACGGCGGCAGCACGGAATCACGGTAGGCTTGGGGTTGCCCCTCGAACGCCTCCCAGCAGGGCAGGCTCACCACCCGCACCGCAATCCCCTGCTGCAACAGCAGGGCTTGGGCCTCCAGCGCCAGGCTCACCTCGCTACCGGTAGCCACGATGCAGCCCTGGGGCTGCGGCACCTCGGAGATCACGTAACCGCCGCGTTCCACCCCGGCCCGCTCCACCCCCGATAGCACCGGCACCGCCTGCCGGGTCAGCACCAAAGCGGTAGGCCCTTCCCGCCTCTGTAGGGCCATCTTCCAGGCCACCGCGGTCTCGTTGGCGTCCGCCGGGCGGATCACCCACAGGTTGGGAATGACCCGCAGGCTCATCAGGTGTTCGATGGGTTGGTGGGTAGGGCCATCCTCCCCCAGGGCGATGGAGTCATGGGTGAACACGAACACCGTAGGCACCCCCATGAGCGCCGCCAGCCGCAGGCTAGGCCGCAGGTAATCGGAAAACACCAGAAACGTACCCCCGTACGCCCGGTACCCCCCGTGCAGGGTGATCCCGTTCATCGCCGCCGCCATGGCGTGCTCGCGCACCCCGTAGTGGATATACCGTCCGCGGGGGTTGGTCCGGCTGAAGTCCTCCATATCCGGGGTGCGGGTGTTGTTGGAGGGGGTGAGGTCCGCCGAGCCTCCCACCAGTTCGGGCAGTGCTGGCACCAGCCGTTCCAGGGTCTTCCCCGAAGCGGCCCGGGTGGCCAGCCGCTCCCCCGCCGCGAAGTGAGGCAGCGCCGAGGTGAGGTCCGGAAGTTTCCCCTCCAGTCGCCGGCGAAACTCCGCCGCGCGCTCGGGTTGAGCTTGTGCTAAGGCCTCGAAGCGGGCCTGCCACTCGGCGTGGGCTTGCTGACCCCGCTCCAAAGAGCGCCGGTAGTCGGCGTACACCTCCTCCGGGATCACAAAGGGGGGGTACTCCCAGCCCAACGCCGCCCGGGTGGCCGCTACCCGTTCCGGTCCCATCGCGTCGGAGTGGGCCTTATGGTTCCCCGCCAAGGGAGAGCCGAAGCCGATGATCGAGCGTACCGAGATGATCGAGGGGCGGGGATCGGCCTGCGCCGCGCGAATCGCCGAGCGGATCGCCGCCAGGTCCTCCCCATGTACCTCCCGAATCACCTGCCAGCCGTAGGCCTCGTAGCGCAGCAAGCGGTCCTCGCTAAAGGCCAGCGCGGTGCTCCCGTCGATGGAAACCTCGTTATCGTCATAGAACACGATCAGTTTGCCCAAGCCCAGGTGTCCCGCCAGCGAAGAAGCCTCCCCCGTAACCCCCTCCATCAGATCCCCGTCCGAGGCGATCACGTAGGTATAGTGATCCACGATTTCTGAACCAAACTCCGCCGCCAGCTTACGCTCGGCAATCGCCATCCCTACTGCCGTGCTCAGCCCCTGCCCCAAGGGGCCGGTGGTGGTCTCTACCCCCGGCGTATGTCCGTACTCCGGGTGCCCTGGGGTCTTGGACCCCCACTGCCGAAAGCGGCGCAGTTCCTCCAGCGGCAGGTCATACCCGCTCAGGTGTAACAGCCCGTACAGCAGCATCGAACCATGCCCCGCCGACAGCACAAAACGGTCCCGATCCGGCCACTGTGGGTCCCGGGGATCATGCTTGAGAAATTCCGTCCACAGTACATACGCCGTCGGAGCCATCCCCATCGGCATCCCCGGATGCCCGCTCTTAGCCTGCTCCACCGCGTCCAAGGCCAGTATGCGCAGGGCGTTGATGGAAAGGGTTTCCTGGGAAGTAACCGCAGCTGTTTTCACGGGTCTCCTTTCACGGATGGATCTTCGCCCCAGTGTAGAAAGACCCTAACAGGCAAACAACTTTCAATTGACCACTCTTATATAAGCAAAACTTATCTTGGCCGGAACCCGCCGGCCTAACCCTGCGGCCCTTGGTTGGGTGGGGTGAGCCGGGTGACCTCAGCTACCCGGGAAGCCCCACTATTCCCCCCTGAATGCTCGGCAATGAGCCGGTGGTGAATCTTCCGGGTCAGCCACCAGATCCCCCCCACCACGCCCGGAATGGCCAGCCCGGTTAGCAGTTCCGGCTGCACGGATAAACCCCCCGCTTTGGCGGCCTTGGCCATGTAGTACAACAGGCCCACCACGTAGTACGAGATAGCCGCAATCGACAACCCCTCCACAGTGCGCTGGAGCTGGAACTGCAACTCCTGGCCCCGGGTGAGCTTAGCCAGGAGCTGCTGGCTCTGTTGCTCCAGGGCAATATCGACCCGGGTGCGCAACAGAGCACCTGCCCGCTCTATGCGCTGGGACAAAGCGTTTAGGCGCCCGGCGGTATACTCCACGGTAGCCATGGCCGGAGCAAAACGGCGCTGCAAAAACTCACCGATGGTCTGGGTGCCGGAGATGGGGGCCTCGCGCAGCTCGGCCAAGCGGGAGGCCACGATGCGCTGGTAGGCGGCGCTGGCAGCAAACCGGTAGCCATACCGCGCCATAGCATGCTCTATCTGGGCGGCCAGGGCCTTTAGCTCGTCCAGCAACTCCTGGTCGGAGCGGCTCGAGGCCTGCATCTCCTGCGTGATCGCCGCCAGGGATTGCTCGGCCGCGTTCAACATCTCGCGGAGCGCTTTGGCCACCGGCCAGCCCAGCAAGGCCATCATGCGGTAAGCTTCCAACTCCAAGAGCCGCGCCGCTATGCGCCCTGCGCGGGTCTCGCTGGTGGTAGGCGGGGCCACGACCACTATGCGCTCAAATCCATCCGGGCGTAAGCGGAAATCGGTAACCGCGCAGCTGTGTCCGTTGCGGCCCAGCATCGAGGCCACCACTGGCTGGCCACCGAACCATTCCTGGGCCTGCTGAAGGGGCTTAGCCGGAGGCTCCACCTCCCCTACCAGCATCACCAACTCCACCGCTGCGATGGTGCGGCCAGGGATATTCTTCAGCCAGAGCGGATCTACGATGACCCCGCCCGCCAGGTTCCCGTCCGGTGCCGCTTGGGGCAGGGATTGCACCAGGGTGTAACTGGTGAACTCGGTGTGCCTTTCCCACTTGAGGGTACCCCCTGAGAGGCGCAAGCGCAAAAACGTGCCGGCGAGCTGGTCGAGGTGCAGCTCGCCCTGGCTGGAGAGGCGGCGCAGATGCTCGAGTTCCCTTTCCCGCGAAATGCCCTCGTTGAGCACCGCAACCTGCAGCACCAACGCCGGCAGGCGGATACGCCCGGTGGGTCGAGCGTGCAGTTCGTTGTGGAGTTCTTGCCGGAGGGCTGCGTCGGGAGGCAGCATATCTACCACTTTACGGCCCTTCGGCCAACCTGCTTAGGAGTTACGCAGTTGCAGTTGACTGGACATTCTTCTGTGTGCTAGGAGGAGAGTGCTTAGCCAAGCTTCTCCAAAGGGGGTGATGCCCATGAACCCACCGAAGTGCGATGACCTGGACTACATCCACTTTCTCATCGCCGCTCAGCGGGTCTTCACCTGTACCGAGGCCGCTCGCTGTAGTCCAAAGGAGAAGAGCCCTCCCGCCCATGATGCCTTTACCCGCCTGCTGCAAAGACAGCCGCCCGACACGGCGGCGCTGTGGCAGGAGGCCAAGGCCTTCGTGAAGCTCAGGGAGGGGCTGCTGATCCTGGACGACACCACCCTGGATAAGCCCTACGCTCGGGACATGGATCTGGTGAGTTACCACTGGAGCGGCAAACACCAAAGGGTGGTTAGGGGCATCGCCCTCATGACCCTGCTGTGGACGGAGGGGCAGGCCCTGATCCCCTGCGACTTTCGGGTCTACGACAAGCCCCAGGATGGGAAGAGCAAAAACGACCACTTTCAGACCATGCTCCAGAAAGCGAAGGAGCGGGGGTTTCAGCCGGAATATGTCCTGATGGACAGCTGGTATGCCAGCTTGGAGAACCTCAAGGCCATAGTCAGCTTTGGCTGGCGGTTTCTGACGCGGCTGAAGGGCAACCGCCTGGTCAACCCGGAGGGGAAGGGAAATGTACCCATCCGTGAGGTGGAAATCCCTGGGGAGGGGAGGGTGGTTCATCTTCGGGGTTTTGGGTTCGTGAGGGTGTTCCGAACGCTCTCCAAGGACGGGGAGGCGGAGTACTGGGCCACGAACCATCTGGGGATGAGCGAAGAGAAGCGGGCGGAGTTAGAGCGGCAAGGATGGGGGATCGAAGTGTACCATCGGGGGCTCAAGCAGTGCTGTGGGGTGGAGCGGGCCCAGGTGAGGAAGGCGGTCTCCATCCTGCGGCACCTCCTCCTGGCTTTGCGGGCCTTCCTCCGGCTGGAGGTCTACCGGCTGCGCAGGGGGGTGAGCTGGTACGAGGCCAAGGCGTCCATTGTTCGCGAGGCAATACGAAGTTATCTCGCCCATCCCCTCCACATCCTTCAGCCAACTGCGTAAGTCCTACTGCTATCACGTATTTTTAAAAGCACTGATTATAGAAGCGAGGGAACCGGGATAGATGGAGTCCGATGGTTAAGAAGCGCTCCGCGACGACTCCCCGGACTTCTAGCCCAGCGAATCATCACTGGGCGTGCTAGATAGATTTGAACTTGGCATAGCGGCTTACCCGGCGCAACTCCGCAAGCTGTGCCTTAGAGGTCAGCAGGGTAAACCGCCCGTCTCGCCACGCCCAGTACTCCCATGCTACGCGGGACGTTGGGGCAATCAGGGAGATGTTGGTGTCAAAAACCACCCTCGTCGCTTTTTGCGGGCTTGTCGTACGGCATCTACTGCCATTTGGACGGCTTGCTTCTCGCTAATCTTGCTGGCTTTGGCCCCAGGTTTACTTACCTCGGCATCCCAATCCGATAGCTGTACGGCCTCATCTAGGCTTTTCTCTAGCTCCTTGACCCACTTGCGCCCCTTGGCCCGCTTGAAGGCCTCGAGCTTTTTACGGATTGCTTCGGGTAAAGCCGTGGCCATATCTTGAGGATAGCATGCCCCGACGCGCCAAAAGCGAAGGCTCCATCTTCTTAGAGAAGTTTCAGGGTAGCTTCTGGCTTGAGGATTCGGGTGGTGGTGTTCCCAGTAAGCCTTTTCAGTGCGATGATATGTCGGTCATTGGTGCAAAGGATATGCGCCCCGGCTTGAAGTGCAATGGCGATAATCTTGTCGTCATCCGAATCCGCGAGCACGATGTGGCTTACATTTACCGGCTGTAAAACTGTGGCATGCGTTTTCAAGCGGTTGAGCAGCACGTCGAATTTGGATTTGGCAATGTAGGCCTGGATCAGCTTGCTGGAACTTACTTGCTTGATTTCCTTGAGCTGCCACCTCGAGGTGAAAAGTTGGAATCGCCCATGTCGCCAAGCTCTGAGGATTTCGCGCTCAGGGGAAGGCTCCAGCAGCGCCACAACGAAAACGTTGGTATCCAGCACCAGGCGCAGTTTCATTTTTTGGCTTTGCGTGCCGAATGCACCGCCTCTACCGCCATCATCCTTGCGGTTTTTAGGTTTTGCTTTTTGGGGTTAGGGCTGTCTAGCATTTTTTCAAACTCGTCATCTGGGTCAGGGATGAGTTTAAGGATGACTTGGCTGGGGGTCATCTTGCGGCTCTTGCTGATTTGCTCGAGCCGCTCAAGGGCTGCTTTGGAAAGTTTGAGCGTAGCCATATCTTGAGGATAACATGCCCCGACGCGCGAAAAGCGAAGGCTCCATCTTCCAGCGCAAGGGCGGAGGTCCACCCTCATTGCTGAACCTTAAGCCTTGGGAAGCGGACCCGCTGACATCCTCCCTGGACTGAAGTCCTTGTCATTACCCACATCTCAACCCTGTATGGTTCGAGACGATGGAACTGC is a window of Allomeiothermus silvanus DSM 9946 DNA encoding:
- a CDS encoding DinB family protein, with the protein product MWKDLVESHDRIWAEWWPALLGLSLDEAVRPVGGSFPSVYATTLHMVGAEWAWQERMEGRDSSLSPSQWAPDLHALFGRYQDLARRRLAFLERADLQVPLHYRSTDGKLWKTTGEWALLHLLHHAAFHRGQLAAQFRLLGRTPPSLHLINLHREAVPGD
- a CDS encoding Dabb family protein: MTGRVLHTILFNTRLDEAGVRALFEQAQQQLGPIPGVRGFTFGQATGPGARYRYLLQVHFADAEVITQYRDHPVHQDFARRVFRPVAEDRLTTDFLLL
- a CDS encoding HAD-IA family hydrolase, translating into MKALIFDVDGVIADTEHMGHRLAFNQAFAEAGLDIEWDEEMYERLLWVTGGKERIAYYLRHCPECPQLLDARIAELHRRKTEIYTQMVAQGQIPYRPGVRRLWREARAAGLRLGIASTTAPENVLALLRQAGEEVVGWFDSIVAGDMVPDKKPAPDVYIQVLRHLGLEAGEAVAIEDSQNGLIAARRAGIPTLITCSHYTRNQRFEGALAVLEHLGEPELPARVLAGPAAGPVVVTPELLRDWMGQGVGV
- the tkt gene encoding transketolase, giving the protein MKTAAVTSQETLSINALRILALDAVEQAKSGHPGMPMGMAPTAYVLWTEFLKHDPRDPQWPDRDRFVLSAGHGSMLLYGLLHLSGYDLPLEELRRFRQWGSKTPGHPEYGHTPGVETTTGPLGQGLSTAVGMAIAERKLAAEFGSEIVDHYTYVIASDGDLMEGVTGEASSLAGHLGLGKLIVFYDDNEVSIDGSTALAFSEDRLLRYEAYGWQVIREVHGEDLAAIRSAIRAAQADPRPSIISVRSIIGFGSPLAGNHKAHSDAMGPERVAATRAALGWEYPPFVIPEEVYADYRRSLERGQQAHAEWQARFEALAQAQPERAAEFRRRLEGKLPDLTSALPHFAAGERLATRAASGKTLERLVPALPELVGGSADLTPSNNTRTPDMEDFSRTNPRGRYIHYGVREHAMAAAMNGITLHGGYRAYGGTFLVFSDYLRPSLRLAALMGVPTVFVFTHDSIALGEDGPTHQPIEHLMSLRVIPNLWVIRPADANETAVAWKMALQRREGPTALVLTRQAVPVLSGVERAGVERGGYVISEVPQPQGCIVATGSEVSLALEAQALLLQQGIAVRVVSLPCWEAFEGQPQAYRDSVLPPSLPTLAVEAGASLGWERYADAVLGIDHFGASAPYPAVYHNLGFRPGTVARAMLELFGMAGYGGYET
- a CDS encoding DUF3422 family protein encodes the protein MLPPDAALRQELHNELHARPTGRIRLPALVLQVAVLNEGISRERELEHLRRLSSQGELHLDQLAGTFLRLRLSGGTLKWERHTEFTSYTLVQSLPQAAPDGNLAGGVIVDPLWLKNIPGRTIAAVELVMLVGEVEPPAKPLQQAQEWFGGQPVVASMLGRNGHSCAVTDFRLRPDGFERIVVVAPPTTSETRAGRIAARLLELEAYRMMALLGWPVAKALREMLNAAEQSLAAITQEMQASSRSDQELLDELKALAAQIEHAMARYGYRFAASAAYQRIVASRLAELREAPISGTQTIGEFLQRRFAPAMATVEYTAGRLNALSQRIERAGALLRTRVDIALEQQSQQLLAKLTRGQELQFQLQRTVEGLSIAAISYYVVGLLYYMAKAAKAGGLSVQPELLTGLAIPGVVGGIWWLTRKIHHRLIAEHSGGNSGASRVAEVTRLTPPNQGPQG
- a CDS encoding IS701-like element ISMesi2 family transposase, translating into MLSQASPKGVMPMNPPKCDDLDYIHFLIAAQRVFTCTEAARCSPKEKSPPAHDAFTRLLQRQPPDTAALWQEAKAFVKLREGLLILDDTTLDKPYARDMDLVSYHWSGKHQRVVRGIALMTLLWTEGQALIPCDFRVYDKPQDGKSKNDHFQTMLQKAKERGFQPEYVLMDSWYASLENLKAIVSFGWRFLTRLKGNRLVNPEGKGNVPIREVEIPGEGRVVHLRGFGFVRVFRTLSKDGEAEYWATNHLGMSEEKRAELERQGWGIEVYHRGLKQCCGVERAQVRKAVSILRHLLLALRAFLRLEVYRLRRGVSWYEAKASIVREAIRSYLAHPLHILQPTA
- a CDS encoding putative toxin-antitoxin system toxin component, PIN family → MKLRLVLDTNVFVVALLEPSPEREILRAWRHGRFQLFTSRWQLKEIKQVSSSKLIQAYIAKSKFDVLLNRLKTHATVLQPVNVSHIVLADSDDDKIIAIALQAGAHILCTNDRHIIALKRLTGNTTTRILKPEATLKLL